The Piliocolobus tephrosceles isolate RC106 chromosome 10, ASM277652v3, whole genome shotgun sequence nucleotide sequence ctcccttctcctccgCCCTCCACTCGTTTCTTCAGCTTTTCCTCGCGCTTACATTGCCCTTGGGCCCCTGGCTCTCCCCGCACAGTCcgcttctctccctccccacttctcGCTTCCTGAGATCGAACCCTGAGCCCCTTCCCGACCCCCACTCTCTGGGCCGCCAGCGCAGCACCGCATTCCTGGGTTCCTCGGGCCGTAAAGCTGGTGGCGCGCTGCGGCCCGGGGTGCCCCAGCGGCCagcctcttccctctcccttgtGTGGCTGCCGCCGCTGCCCCACCACCTGAGCCGGGAGATTGTTTGTCCAGAggctgccgccgccgcccgcgCTGTTTGCAGAGCTTAGCGCGCCGTCGCGCAGTGCGGGCCCAATTAAGTCTCATTCATTATTCAGCGCCCCTGTCCGCCCCCGCCCCCAGCAGTCTGAGGCGTCGCTTTGGGGCCCCTCCCAGCCTAGGTCCCTCAGTGAGACCTAAGAGGTCATATAGAAAGCAGCATTTCCTCTCCAGGCCGAGATGAGGGCTGAGGGCGTTTGGAGGGAAGCGTGCTGCCTACTGCAGGGAGGTGACACCCGCGAGGCCGACCGTCCCCCCGAAGCCCTCGCAAGTCCGAACTGGGGGACCTTGGAGATCCACGAGATTTCCAGagaaggaaattgaggcccaagGAGCTGCATGACTAAGCCAAGGTCACGGAGTAGAGCCCGGGGTAGGAGCCTGGGACGTTGAAATGAAGGCGTCTTGCATTGCAGCTCCGTGGCAGCGCAGAGGCACAGGAAGGCAGACTACCCCGAGCCTAGGGCTGCGGCCTCGCCCTCCAACCCTCTGCTCCCGTTTCTCCCTCTGGTCCATAGCCGGCGGGACGAGCAGCCCTGGATTGGGAGGCTCCTCAGATCTCAGGCTCAGGTGCAGAAGCAGAGCCACTAACTGGAAGGCTCGGAGGTGGGCCCGTGAGGCAAGCCCTGTGGGGGGTTGAGGACAGCTTGGATTGGGGGTCCCTCCCTGCAGCCTGTCCGTGGATGTCTCTGCCTTAGGGGAATTGGAGGTGGAACCATCCAGTCTTGAAGGTCAACGGAGCGTGAAAAGAGGAGTGTGCAGCTTGAGGTGAGGGAGGAGTCACCTTTCTATTTGTGGGGGTGGGAAGAGGTAATCAAGGACATATTCTTGCATTTACAGGAGTTTGTCCTTTTTTAGCACTACAGATAGGAGCGTCCTTGCTCCTGCCAGGCAGCCCCTCCATAGGGGCAGTCCTGTGCTGCTGTGACTCGGCACCCGCACAAGGTGAGTCTGGGGACCGCCCGGACCCGCCCTTCCGTCGGCGGCAGCGCCACCTGGCGGCGATAGTGCCGTGGTGCGCGAGGCGCTGGGCCTGGGCTGGGCGCTGATTCTGCTAGAGCTGCAGGCGTCTGCAGAGCCTTGCACCCTCCCCTCGAGAGCTGGCGGGAGGAGTCCCAGGCGGAAATGTGATCCCGAGGGGCCCGGGGAGGGCCCTGAGGAGGAGCCTGGCCTGGGGAGGCCGGACTTCCGTGACACAACAGACACAAAAGACAAAGTCCATTTGGATGGAAGTGGGAGCCGGGCGAGACATGTCATTTTCACTCTGTGGTCAAAGGAAATGACTGGTCTGACTCGTCTGGGAGCGGAGCACCCGGCCACTTGATTTGGGACTAGCGGGTGCTGACTGGTGGTCGCTCCAGATAGAGGGGACACTGGCAGGCACGCTTGACGTCTGGTTTGATAGTGTGAGGATTCGTCCAGCTGCTGTGGAGTGACTTTTCAAGCCGGCCTCCGAAAGAGGTGGTTGAGTTGTGGGGTGACCTAAAATATCCTAGGTCAAACGTAGTTTTCCAGGATATTTTAATAGAGGGAATTCAGGACCCCTTTCAAGTTTGACCTGTGGGAAAATCTCATGGCCTGGAGAGTTAGGAAGGCAGGAGGGGGGCTAAagcctgggccaggtgtgggaggACAGCCACAGTTGGAGTTAAGTCGTGGGTAAGGCGGAGGCTTTCAAAATGTGTGGGAACTTTGGAAAGGCATCCAATGCAGCTCTGCCCCTCCACACATCCCCCCATGAGTCATTTGGGGTCATTGGTCTGAGGGGAGGTCTGAAATTTAAACAGCTTTCTCCTCTAAATCTGGAGTCACTGTAGTTGTAAAGAATGGGACTGAGGTGCTAGGACAAGGGATATGAGATAAATAGCGCTGGGGACTCAGGCAGATCTGGACTCGACTTTTATTGGAAAGAGAAATGGTTGCTGTGTTGGAGCTTGGACATCATCTTATGACTCTGCTTTTTCCCACCTCTTAGGGTCTAAGGATAACTCTGGGGCCATGACGGCCATGATTCTCACAGAGGACTCCAAGACTTCTGTGCTGCGAGTAAGCGGACTTGTTCTGAGACCTTTGCCCTAGAGGATGGCCAAGGGGCTCCTGGTGACCTATGCCCTCTGGGCTGTGGGGGGCCCTGCTGGGCTTCACCACCTGTACCTGGCAAGGGACAGCCACGCCCTGCTCTGGATGCTGACCCTGGGGGGAGGTGGGCTGGGCTGGCTCTGGGAGTTCTGGAAGCTCCCAAGCTTTGTAGCTCAGGCCAACAGAGCCCAGGGGCAGAGGCAGAGCCCCAGAGGGGTGACACCCCCTCTGAGTCCCATTCGCTTTGCTGCCCAGGTGATAGTTGGCATCTAGTTTGGCCTTGTGGCACTGATTAGCCTTTCGTCCATGGTCAGCTTCTATATTGTGGCCCTCCCACTGGCAGTTGGCTTAGGGGTCTTGCTGGTGGCTGCTGTTGGCAATCAGACCTCAGACTTTAAGAACACTCTGGGGGCAGCATTTCTCACTTCACCTATATTCTATGGCCGCCCCATAGCCATACTGCCCATTAGTGTGGCCGCCAGCATTACAGCTCAGAAGCATCGCCGCTACAAAGCTTTGGTGGTGTCAGAGCCGCTCAGTGTGCGGCTCTACCGGCTGGGCTTGGCTTACCTTGCTTTCACAGGCCCACTGGCATACAGTGCCCTCTGCAACACAGCTGCCACCCTCAGCTATGTGGCAGAAACTCTTGGCTCCTTCTTGAATTGGTTCAGCTTCTTCCCCCTTCTTGGCCGCCTCATGGAGTTTGTCCTCCTTCTGCTTTACTGGATCTGGAGGCTACTGATGGGAGATACTGGCTTCAACAGCAGCTACTTCCAGCAGTGGGAGAAGCTCTATGAATTTGTTCACAGTTTTCAGGATGAGAAGCGTCAGCTGGCTTACCAGGTAAGGCTTTCTTCCCTCAGCCCTGTCTGGTGGCTCTGGTGGCCCTCAAGTGGAAGCACTGTACTTACGTCTGTTGGCCAGGTGCCGGAAGGATGTTCTGGCTTCTTTGGGTATCTGTTTGCAATGGGCAAAGGTTACTGAGGCTGTAATAGTAGAGTaggaaaaatatatgtgtatattatttactttttatttaggTACAACATATACAGTGCACTAATTTTATGTATACTCCATTCAGATCAAGGGATGGAACATTTCCAGCACTAAGAAGGTTCTTTTATTCCCTTTCTCAGCCTATACTCCCACTTTCAGAGGTCATCTCTATTCTGACTTTAGTCACCATATGTTAGTTTtgctcattcttcttcttttttatttttttaaggtagagtcttgctctgtcgcacaggctggagtgcagtggctcaatcttggctcactgcaagctctgcctcccaggttcacgccattctcctgcctcagcctcccaagtagctgggactataggcacgtgccaccacgcctggctaatttttcatatttttagtagagacagggtttcactgtgttagccaggatggtctcgatctcctgacctcgtgatccgcccacctcggcctcccaaagtattgggattacaggcatgagccaccacgaccagtcCAGTTTTGCTCATTCTTGAGCTCCAAAAAAGCGGAAACATCCATTAtgtgttcttttgtatttggcatctttcttctttcattcaacatcaTGTTTATGAGATTTATtcctcttgatttctttttttctttttttttttttgagatagagtttcgctcttgctgcctaggctggagtgcaatggcaccatcttggctcactgcaacctccgcctcctggtgattctcctgcctcagcctgctgagtagctgggattacaggcatgggccatgatgcccagctaattatatatttttagtagagacagggtttctccatgttggtcaggctggtctcgaactcccgactgacctcaggtgctctgcccgcctcggcctcccaaagtgctaggattacagacatgagccaccacacccggccattatTCCTCTTGTTacttgcaattgtaaattgtttgttttcattgttgtgtAGTATCCTATTGTATGattataccacagtttatttactcACTCTAttgttaatgaacatttgggttgtttctggtttggggctattataaataaagttgctatgagcTTTCTTGTACATGCCTTTGGTggacatatatacatttatgtcttttgtgGGGAAGAGATCTTGCCAGGGATATGAAGTTCCAGGTTGGACAATGGACAGTTGTGATTAATGGCCCTTGCCATGAGATCTAGAGCTTGTCTATGTTTCAAAAGGCTGgcattcttttttctaaaataatttttttcttttattattactctCTAAGGCTGGAATTCTAACCTGAGCTGCTGGACCTTTCCCACGGGCAAGTAGAAGCCAATTCTAGAGATATGATAGCCTGATTTAGCAAAGGTGCAAGGAGAGGCCCAGGTACCCTAACAACTTGGGAGATTCTGATTCATCATCTTCTGTTTCCATAAGGTTTTGGGCCTCTCAGAAGGGGCAACACATGAAGAAATACATCAGAGTTACTGGGAACTAGTGAAGGTCTGGCACCCAGACCACAACCTGGACCAGACAGAGGAGGCACAGAGGCACTTCCTGGAGATCCAGGCTGCGTATGAAGTCCTGAGTCAACCCAGGAAGCCCAGGGGATCCCGGAGGTGAAAAGAAACTTCCCCCTGAGGATTGACTCTTCCTATCAGAGCTGGACAACTTGTCCCAAATCTAGCTTTGCCCAGGAATGGCATCCCAACAAGGTTAAAGAAACTGCTTgcaggggccaggcgtggtggctcatgcctgtaatcccagcactttgggaggccgaggcaggcagatcacaaggtcaggagttcgagaccagcagcctaaccaacataatgaaacctcgtctctactaaaaatacaaaaaattagccaggcgtggtggcaggcgcgtccagtcccagctacttgggaggctgaggcaggagaatcgcctgaagctgagaggcagaggttgcggtgagccaagatcacgccactgcactccagcctgggcaacaagagtgaaactctgtctcaaaaaaaaaaaaagaaaaagaaaaagaaactgcttGCAGGGGACACGAGAAAACCTTAATGGGGTGAGAAAAGGTTGTGGTAGAAGAATGTGTTTATATTCTGAATTTCTGAATTCTTGGCTATTGCATTCTTGACAATTTTTCTTAAAACCAGAGAGTGAAAGGCATATTATAAAATAGTCAAATATCTTTTAGAGTATGgacaactattatatatcaataaaaaatgaattagaaaaaaatatatcttttagaGAACACACCACCTTATCCCACCCATGATATATTGATGTGTGATGGAGGAAggttatttaactatttttttttttttttttttgagacggagtcttgctctgtcgcccaggctggagtgcagaggccggatctcagctcactgcaagctccgcctcccaggttcacgccattctcctgcttcagcctcccgagtagctgggactacaggcgcccgccaccttgcccggctagttttttgtattttttagtagagacggggtttcactgtgttagccaggatggtctcgatctcctgaccttgtgatccgcccatctcggcctcccaaagtgctgggattacaggcttgagccaccgcgcccggccttaactattttttaaatgtgtaaaacagcagggcatggtggctcatgcctgtaatcccaacactttgggaagctgaggtgggaggatcatgtgaggtcaggagttcaagaccagcctggtcaaccgacgtggtgaaaccccatctctactaaaaatacaaaacttagccaggcatggtggcgcacgcctgtagccccagctagtagggaggctgagtcaggaaaatcacttgagcctgggaggtggaggttgcagtgagctgagattgagccactgcattgtactccagcctgggcagcagagcaagattctgtctcaaaaattaaataaataaatgaataaataaataaataaatgtgtaaagtACTATGTCAGGAGATTGAAGGAAAAATATGAAGGTCCTAGTATTCACAAGCTGTCCTGTGATAAGAGGGATTTGATCTTTTCTATAGATGTGGTGAGACTAGGGTTACAtttcaaaatttgagaaaaatattttcattccattTATGGGAGAACTTTCTAGCAGCTACACTTTCTCCAAGAAGGAACAAACTACTGTGGAATGGGGCGTAGTTCTTCCTCCTCTGCTTAGAGGAGGATTTTTGGAGAGCCCTCAGACTTTACGTAGGTGGTTGGACTGGCTGACTTCTCAGGTCTTCCCATTATTTGAGGTCTGATTCTGGGCCACATACCCTACTCCTAGAAGCATACAATCTGATGGGAGATAATGACACAGGTGCACAGATAACAAAGCCGTTGTTAAGTGTTTTGAACTAAATGTCATAAGAGCTATAAATAGTGTATTGGGACACTGGAGGAGGGACAGATAACATTGTTTTATGGGGACTCAGAAAGATTCATGATTTTATATGTCGTATGTCCCTTTGGGGACTTTGGGGAACCCTAGAGAACCAGCAGCTGGAGCATCTCAAGGGGGCCTTATTCAATTCTAGATAACTAGCCAGGTGTGAAAGAAAGGGCCCAGGGTATCTCACTTTGCAGAGGAAGATTGGAAACCAGgaacatgattttaaattatgTGCCTTTACTTCAGCTTTCTTgctgtctttgtgtgtgtgcattctttacatttttttcttctttctggatgTTAAATCTgagtaatatatataattttttttttttttttttgagacagggtcttgctctgtcacccaggctggagtgcagtggcatgatctcggctcactgcaaactccacctcccgagtttacgccattctcctgcctcagcctcctgagtagctgggactacaggcacccgccaccttgcccggctagagttttgtattttttagtagagacgggtttcaacgtgctagccaggatggtctcgatctcctgacctcgtgatccgcccgtctcggcctcccaaagtgctgggattacaggcttgagccaccgtgcccggcctgcaatTTTTAAAGTGGAATTATGACCAGGCATAGTgcctcttgcctgtaatcctagcactttggcaagccaaggcaggaagattgcttgagcccaggagttcaagaccagcctgggcaatatggcaaaactccatctctacaaaaagtacaaaaattagccgggtgtggtggggtgcgcctgtagtcccagctaaggaggctgagattgggaggatcacttgaactcaaaaggtggagggtgcaatgagccgagattgtgccattgcactgcagcctgagtgacacagtgacagcctgtctcaaaaacacaaaaataaataaataaataatagtggaATTACGTTGGCgactattctctctctctcactctctctctttttttttttttttttttgagatggagtcttgctctatcacccaggctgggtcttggctcactgcaacctctgcctcctggtttcaagcaattctcttgccttagcctcttgagtagcggggattacaggtgcccgccaccatgcccggctaatttttgtatttttagtagagatgtggtttcaccatgttgaccaggctggtctagaactctcgtctctaccaaaatacaaaagaaattagccgggcatggcagcgtgCGCCTCTAGTCCcggctacttcagaggctgatgcaggagaattgcttgaacccaagaggtggagattgcagtgagccaagatggcgccactgcactccagactgggcaacagagcaagactctgtctctacaaaaaacaaacaaaaaacatgacaTGTAGCACtacttctataaaatataaatatattcaaaataatcttAAGGAAAAAGAGACCAAGGAGAATTAGGGTCTTTACTTgatatggaaaattattttactgttctcaaatttttattattattattttttgagacagaatctcgctctgttgctaggctggagtgcagtggtacaatctcagctcactgcaacctccacctcctgggttcaagcaattttctcgcttcagcctccctagtagctgggactacaggcacgcgccaccacgcccagctactttttgtatttttactagagacggggtttcaccatgttggccaggatggtctcaatctcttgacctcatgatccgcccaccttggcctctcaaagtgctgggattacaggcacgagccaccatgcccgccactgttctcaaattttattatttttttttttttttttttacaaaatatgggtatattttaatttactcaAATGGGAACTGCTGGTAAGCAGTTCTTATTTTTCCAGCATGAGCAAGGCTACAATAAATATCTTTGAATATATGTActgatgctttttgttttttgttgaagCTATATCCCAATAAGTGATAAGTAGGGTCGAACAGAAGACAtgatttttggctgggcatgatggctcacacctgtaatcccagcactttgggaggctgaggtgggtggatcacaaggtcaggatatcgagaccatcctggctaacatggtgaaacctcatctctactaaaatacaaaaaaaattagcctggcgtggtgatgggcacctgcagtcccagctaatcggaaggctgaggcaggagaatggcacgaacccggaagatggagcttgcagtgagccgagatcacgccactgcactccagcctgggtgacagagcaagactccatctcaaaaaaagacatgtttTTTACAATTTTGATTGATATCatattgggccaggcatggtggctcaggcctggcatcccagcactttgtgaggctgagctgggaggatagcttgagctcaggagttcaagaccagcttgggcaacctagcgaaacctcatctctgctaaaaaagcaaaacaaacaaacacaaaattagctaggagtggtggcatgtgccagtagtcccagctagttgggaggttgaggtgtgaAGATTGCTTGatcctgagaggttgaggctacaatgagctgtgatgatatcactgcactccatcctgggcaacacagcaagaccctgcctcacaCAAATGTATTTGGTTGGTATTGTGTCAGATTTCTTCTGAAAAACGTTTTAACAATTTAGACTTTCACCAAGTGCAAGAAACTGGCATTTTCTTTGTAACTGGCTTGGAATATTACCACTCTTTTAAACTTTTGTCAAGATGATTGTGAGAAATAGTATCTAattactttaatttgcatttccctgactcCTAATGAAGTTCAGCATCTCttcaaatcattattattttttttgagacagaatgtcgctctgtcacccaggctggagtgcagtggcgcggtctcggctcactgcaagctccacctcccgggttcacaccatgctcctgcctcagcctcccgagtagctgggacaacaggcgcccgccaccactcccggctaatttttggtattttcagtagagacgggatttcaccgtgttagccaggatggtctcgatctcctgacctcatgatctgcctgccttgacctcccaaagtgctgggattacaggcatgagccaccatatccggccctcttcaaatttttattgggcatttgaattttctcttcaGTGAATTGCTTCATCatattctctatttattttaaaattgtgttccTATTTGTCTCTCTCAAATCTAGTTTGGTGGAATCCTTGCATGTTAGAAACTTTAACCCTTTGCAATATGCGTTGTAGATATTTTTCCCTCACCTATGACTTGTCTTTCATCTTTGAGCATGAGTTTTAGAGTCAGAAGAATCAACAGTAGGATTTGAATCAGGTTGCATTATTTTCTAGttgtcatattttttatttcttcagcctCTTAGAATCTTAGTTTCctttaaaattgagataatagtatctactttatttaaaacatttttttggctaggcacggtggctcatgcctgtaatcccagcattttgggaggctgaggcgggcggatcacctagggtaaggagtttgagaccagcctggccaacatggtgaaaacccatctctaccaaaaatacaaaaatcagccaggtgtggtggtgcacgcctgtaatcccaagtacttgggaggctgaggcaggagaatcacttgaacctgggaggcagagacgaggtagttagctgagatcacgccactgcactccagcctgagtggcagggcgagactctgtttcaaaaaaaaaaaccaactttttttttcatttatttatttattgagacagggtcttgctctgttgcccaggctggagtttagtggggtgatcacagctcactgtagcctggaactcctgggcctaagtgatcctcctgcctcaacctctcaagtagctgggactacagacaggcaccaccatacctggcctttttttttttttttttttgtagagatggagtcttcttgccatgttgcccagcctggtctctaactcctaattTCAACCTACCCTCCTGTttggcctaccaaaatgctgggattacaggtatgagccaagtATCTACTTTAAAAGGGTTgctgtggccgggtgcggtggctcacacctgtaatctcagcactctgggaggctgaggtggtggatcaactgaggtcaggaatttgagaccagcctggccaacatggtgaaaccctgtctctactaaatatacaaaaaattagctgggcgtggtggcacaggcctgtaatgccagctactcaggaggctgaggcaaaagaatcacttgaacccaggaggtgggggttgcagtgagctgagaccgcgccactgcataccagcctgggtgacagagtgagactccatttcaaaaaataaaaagtacaaaaaatacaacaatgaaccaggcatggtggcgcatgcctgtagtcccagatactctggaggctgagtggggagaatcgcttgaacccagggtgcggaggttacagtgagccaagatttgcgccactgcactccagcctgggcgacagagtgagactctgtctcaaaaaaaaaaaaaagaaaagaaaaagaaaaagaaaagaaaaggtcgctgtgatttaaaaaaaaaaaaaatagtaggcctggtgtggtggctactactcttcaagaggctgaggtgagaggattgcttgagcccagaaggtcaatcATGAGTAAGTTGtgactgtgcccctgcactccagcctgggcaacagagtgagacacagtttcaaataaataaataaataaataaataaataaataaataaaataaaaacaagtaaatgaaattaaaacaaaacccaaaatacagtcttaaaagaagaaggaaatttagTAAAACAATAGGAAATCTAAGACATTAACAAGTGAGTCTTCTTTATTTCCTATCTTAGTTGATTTAATGAAATCCAGTGATTTTGTATTCTCCCATTTGCACAAATCAAAAATTCATAGATACTTTGAAGAGTTGGAAGGGAATTGAGAAGGCCTGTATCCCAAGCAACTATACAGTACAGAATCTTGGGAACAGCTTGCCTCAGAGATGACCATTTTGGGTTTTGCTTGAATTGGAAATCTCCTACTTGTCTCACCTTTTAGAGGGTTAGAAGCATACATCCTTAATTGTTCCCTAAATTGTTTCCTAAATTTGCTTCCTTATAATGTCTTTCTGGACCTGCCATCTCTTActacaaagaacaaaaacaaaaaaccaaaaaccatttcTTGATGAGAATCTGCCCTTCATCTCCTATCCCTCTAAATCTTCCATTTGCCACATTTACCATCATCTTGTTTAAGGAGGAGGCACTATAGCCGAGTGAGTAAGGATGAAGGGGTGAAGAGACGGGGCTCTACTTCTGCCTCTTTCACTGACCATACTGGTGACTTTGGGTGAGCCACTTTTCCCTTAGGACCTCTGTTTCTTTCTCGTCAGGTGAGGGAGATGGACTTAGATGACttagatgattttctttttctttctttttttttttttgagacagaatctattttgttgaacaggctggtgtgcagtggcacagtcatagctcactgcagccttgacctcctggtctcaagcgatcctctcaccttggcctcccaaagtgttgggattacaggcatgagccactgacccCAGCCTAGATGACCTTAAGCTTGCTTTCAACCTGTATTCTGTAGTTCTTAGCTTTTCAGCTGAGGCTTGTATTAAATGGTTTGATTCGTCATCTTCTGTCTGCCCCCTTGTGGACATTGttttgggaagaaaataaaatatttaattgcttAAGGAACAATGTAATGACTACCCCACCCTCCAAGAATTCACGGGCATCACattgtttgttttcaattattCACGTTCACTTCTAGTACTTGTTCATAAATGTACATCATTTTACATGGTTGAATCATATCTGGGACATAATTTTGTACTTTTCCCCCTCCCTGATAATAATGATGTCTttacagtaaaatataaaaatgcttgtgattcaataagcttttaaaatattaccacAAAGACtgttattatatatattcaattgAGATAATAATTCGTATAGCATAAACTTCACACtttaaaagtgtacaattcagtggtttctgATAGATTCACAAGGTTGTATAATCATTACTACTATTTAATTCCAGAATGTTTTaccaccccaaaaagaaactccatactcATCAGCAATCACTCTCTGTTTTCTCCTGCTCCTAGCCTCTGCAATCCCtggtctactttctgtctctagatttgcctatcctggacattttatttaaatggcaTCACACAATATGTTGCCCTTtgtgtgtgtctggcttctttcattgaACATAATGTTTCCAAGATTCAAATAtgggctggtcatggtggctcacacctgtaatcccagcactttgggtggctgaggcgggcgcatcatgaggtcaggagtttgagaccagcctggccaacatggtgaaaccttgtctctactaaaaatacaaaaattagccgggcatagtggcatgcatctgcagtcccagctactcgggggctgaggcaggagtattgtttgaacctgggaagcggaggaggttgcagtgagctgagactgcaccaccgcactccagcctgggtgacagaacaagactctcgaaataataaaaaacaaataaaaataaaataaaataaaataaaataaaaatacaatacaatacaatacaatacaatacaatacaatacaataaaatgatatgaTGGATGATAAAGTGA carries:
- the DNAJC22 gene encoding LOW QUALITY PROTEIN: dnaJ homolog subfamily C member 22 (The sequence of the model RefSeq protein was modified relative to this genomic sequence to represent the inferred CDS: substituted 1 base at 1 genomic stop codon); the encoded protein is MAKGLLVTYALWAVGGPAGLHHLYLARDSHALLWMLTLGGGGLGWLWEFWKLPSFVAQANRAQGQRQSPRGVTPPLSPIRFAAQVIVGIXFGLVALISLSSMVSFYIVALPLAVGLGVLLVAAVGNQTSDFKNTLGAAFLTSPIFYGRPIAILPISVAASITAQKHRRYKALVVSEPLSVRLYRLGLAYLAFTGPLAYSALCNTAATLSYVAETLGSFLNWFSFFPLLGRLMEFVLLLLYWIWRLLMGDTGFNSSYFQQWEKLYEFVHSFQDEKRQLAYQVLGLSEGATHEEIHQSYWELVKVWHPDHNLDQTEEAQRHFLEIQAAYEVLSQPRKPRGSRR